From the genome of Prinia subflava isolate CZ2003 ecotype Zambia chromosome 12, Cam_Psub_1.2, whole genome shotgun sequence:
AAGCTGTAGGTTGTCCCATGATAGAATCTTGTCATGCCTTGGAATAGCAAAATGAAAGAAGCCTAAGACCACGGTAGGTGAGCTGCTGCTATCTTTCGGTGTTGCTAAACTCCCTGCACTGTTGAAATAGCACCAGGAACTCAGTGGTATCCATAAAGTGTAGGGAGTGAAAGGAAGttttttttcagtggatttATTCCAGTAGTTGATACATGTGGAaagtaaatgtaattttgtgTTCCAGCTGCTGACTGTGCATGGCCGTACTAAAGAACAGAAAGGACCTCTTGCTGGCGTGGCATCTTGGGAGCACATTCAAGCTGTCAGGTTAGTGAGCAGTACCAGTCTTAGGGGATTCCTACTAGCACTCTGGATTTTAAACAGAGTATGCAATGGCATTGAAGAGCAAACAAATTTGTGTGACAGGAGGAGAATTTCTGGGTTGACTCCAATTCCCAGTTTTATGCCTCTGTTTTATTCACTGGTATAGAAAAGCTGTAAACATTCCTGTATTTGCAAATGGAAATATCCAGTGTCTCAGCGATGTGGAAGAATGCATTCGTAAGACAGGAGTACATGGCGTCATGAGTGCAggtaaagaaaattaacttttacTCAGATGAGAATATGAGTTGTTTCCCTTAGTAGCCCCGTatacatttattaaaaactTTTATCAGATTGACTAGGTGAACAGCTTTGCTTGACAGCTGAGTGGCCATTCTCACTTGTCTCATACTGGCCATCTCATGCCAAGACCAGGAATCATTTAAGATTTGTAAGAATTGTTATGTCAGACTTGCAATAGCATTGACTCATTGAGCTCAAATCTAATTATTTGACAAAGGTATATGGGGCTCCTGTTTTCCTGGAATATTTTTGTGACATCTGGTAATCAGTGGAACAGTTTTTGAATGGTTCTTGATGAACTAAGTGCATCTGTGGATTAATATTCCTGCAGGTGGTTCACATTGGGTTGGAACAAGAATTGACATAACTTCCTACAGGAAGAGCTAGGATTGGCATGAGAAAGAGCTTTTTGATCGCTCACACAGTTAAAGAAGGATTGTAGAATCTCAGTTTTAGAAAATACTGGTTAACAAAAGGCTTGTGAAGCCAGTAGAGGAAGGCACAGTGAGAAGCTGTATCTGTAAAGCTGGGCCAGACAAATATCAATACAGACAGAAGGCAAGACACTTGTCATTTCAGTATTTAACCATTATGCAAAAAAACCAGTGATTTCTctatttattaatttgatttaCTGTCTTTGTGTCAAGGTTAGATGCCTTTCTAGAAACTGTACTTTAACTAGATATGAGCTGTTCAGTGCAATTAGGAATTGTATAGTGAAATACAGTATCCCACGGTCAGGCTAGAGTTTTACGGACCCTGTGTTCTTCTGGAGAGTACATGGGTGATGTGTCTGTGGCTGTAGAATCACAAAAGGGATGATCAAACTCCACAGCAGAGATGTTTGCCTTTGCTTCAATCCTGAAATGAAAGTTTgagtatttattttcatttcctagAAGGTAATCTTCATAACCCAGCTTTGTTTGAGGGCCGGAACCCATTGGTGTGGGAGATGGCTGAGGAGTATCTGGAGATAGTGCGGAAGTACCCTTGTCCCTTGTCTTACGTTAGGGCTCATCTCTTCAAGCTCTGGCATCACACGTGAGTATCTCCATAGAACTCTTAATGTTTTCAGGGCTCATCCTGTTTAGCACGTATCTGGGTTTTCTGGACAAGGATTTGTTTGGCCAGAATGAGTATGCTCAAGGTTTTCTTTCCTGGACCTGGCTGGAGAGGATGTAGGCTTGAGGCCTTTACCCTTCATTTCATATCTGGGAAACAGGGCATGGGGAATGAACAAGTTGCCACAAGATCAGCCAGGGTGTGAGCTCACAGCACTCCAGTTGCAATGTGGTAATTGcccatgtgcacacacacacttgaTGGCAAACACAAGTTAACTATCTCCTTGTTCATTGTGAGGCAAAGTGCTCTTGCATTTATTGTGGAGCAAGAGCATGGCTATGGGCAGTTACTGCAAAGCAGCTGATGCACTGTACATTCATGGTTAGCTTATGTCAAAGTACCTTGGTTGTCTGCCAAGTATTTATCTGGAATAGACATATGTGTGCTTTTCTCTGAACTTAAAAAGAAGAACATAAGCTTCTACCAAAGGCAAATGAATCAGGAAAAGTGTATAAGAGGCTTTTATAGAGTTATTTTTAGTTGATTGCAGTCTAAATATAACTTTATGTTTGGGATTTGCCTCAGGCTTCAAGTTTACCATCAGCTGCGTGAAGAATTAGCAAAAGTGAAGACTCTAGAGGGCATCGTAGATGTCAACAGGGAGCTGAAACTGCGATGCCAGGTACCAAGATGGGCCCTAATTTCCCAGaacagcactgcctgcacttTGTGGGAATGTACCAAGTATGTCATAGAGTTGACATCCATTAGTCACTTCTCTGTGACTTTGTGGCTTACTAATCTTGATATTGGTAACTTACTACAGTAGCATCCCCTTATGCCTGGACAATTTTACGTGATGAAGCTGATTTAGGAGTTACAAATGTGCTTCAGTTCATCTATCttggtagatttttttttttttgccaatatGTAAGTGGCAGTAATTGTTAGCTTAATTTTCAGTTTGTGATTTCCTGGAGTTTGAGTGTTTAGTGTATTTTCTGACAACTTCAGGAAGACTGACTGTAACTCTTATGCTGCAGGAAGAAATAGCCAatcagaaggaaggagaaaagccaAAAGAAGGGTTGCCTTTTTTCCACTGGATCTGTCAGCCATACATCAGGCCAGGGTGAGTTACTATTTTGATACTTACGGGTACTCATAGGCCTTTCCCACCCATACCATCAGTATCAGCCATTGAGTCTGTTCTAGGAGcttacattcattttaaaaaaaaggcttgAAGACTTTGTATTCTTTTTATTCTAGTTTGGTTTTCTCCTATTATTGCTTTGTTCAAGGGGATGTTGCTCATTGTTTGCATCTTCTCCTTTGGATCCTCCTcaaatttctctctctctgcaaaGTAAAGATTAGGAATCCCACTGCAGCTCAGAAAAAGAATCTGATGTGCAGCAAATACGCTACCTGATACTGCTTTGTTGTCACATGCAACATGAATGTTGCTGGTAACTGCTTTGGTAGCAAAGATAAGAACTAAATTATATTCTGTAAAGGATGCTTGTAATGAATGGACAAGGTTTTCAGATAGGTTATTCCCCTTCTGCTGAAAATCGGGCTGAAGAAGAGAACAAGTGTGTCAAGATTAATACTTAagtaaatactttaaaaaatgctgaagtAAAACCTGGGAATAACAGGTACCTAATTTAGCTGACCAACTTTAATTGGCTTTCACGCTTATATATCTGATAGTGTGTCTGTTAACTGCCAGTGTTAACCAAAAAAGCTAGGTTTTTCTAAGCCACTTCTAAGGGCAATGACACTTCATTGTAGCCATGACAGACAGGTTTATGGCGTCCCCAGATTTCTGTAAACCAGAGTAATGGTCAGGGAACAGCTTCTTCTTCCCTCCAGCCAATTGATGATGAAATTCACTGTTTCAGGCCAAAGGAGAGATGCAGAGAGAATGGAGATAGTGGAACTGAAAAAGGTGTGCGAGGGAAACGTGCtctggaagaagaggaagatggAAATGCTGAGCATCTGtcaaagaataaacaaaaaaagaagttaagAAATCCAAATAAAAGCTTTGATCCATCTTTAAAACGTAAGTTCCATTTATTGGCATAAATGTATGGAGAGTTACTGATACCACCTTTGGCATAACTTGCCTCTATGAATTTTCCTGGCTTGTGTACTTGTAGAAACTtcttgaaaaagagaaggaattgtTGCTATTGAAATTTCAATAGCAGATAACATGATTAAAATAGTGTTTATTagtaaaggaaacaaacaaggATCAAAGTAGTAGGTCACTGATTCTCTTCTCTGTAAGCATCTTTTTAAGATCAAAATCTTACAAACTGAATTGTAGCTGTCACTAGcatttgaaatggaaattttgtATGAATTTCAAGCTGTTGTCCTCCTGTTTTATGCTTGACTTGAGGattaaaattttcatgtttGGAATTTAGCTTAGAGGCACTTAAAAATTCGAAGTATTTTTACCTTAGTGCTGTTATTTGAGgtacagtatttttatttcaaaaaaacTCTCTGGCTAGAAAAGCACCAAGCTTTGTGtggttctgatttttttttttttttttaaattttttaaacttaCTCCTTCCACATAAAAATACCATTGGTGAAATCAgctttgtctctctctttctcaGCCAAATATGCAAAATGTGATCAATGTGGAAACCCTAAGGTAAGTCAGTACAAGTGTccacaaaagcattttcattaaGTGGAAATAAATTACCATTTAGGTACCATTTTAGGGATCAGTCACACAATGTCTGGATGGAGGTAAGTGGCAaatggtgtccctcaggggtctaTGTTGGGACCAGCACTGCTAAGTGTCTCCATCACTGATGTGGACAGTGGCATCAAGAGTGTCCTCAGCacatttgcagatgacaccaagctgagtggaGTGATGACACACCTGAGGGACAGGGCCAttcagagggacctggacaagctcaagCAGTGGCCTGTGGGAACCTCTGAGGTTTAACAAGGCCAAATGCAAGATTCTGCACTTGGGTTGGGGCAACCATGGTATCAAATCTAGGATGGGGGGATGAAcagattgagagcagccctgcccaggcctttggggtgctggtggatcAAAGGCTGGCTGTGACTCAGTAATGTGcgctcacagcccagaaagcacCTGTGTTCTAaactgcatcaaaagcagcatggccagcaagTTAAGCGGTGAGGGGATTCTGtgcctttcctctgctcttgtgagacccCCACCTGGCGTACTGCATCCAGCTCAGGGGCCCTTGGTGCAGGAGACACATAGAGCTGTTAGGGCAGGCCCAGAGAAGGCTGCAAAGATGATTGGGGGATGGAGTCCCTCTGCcgtggagacaggctgagagactGGGcagtgttcagcctggagaagagaaggttctaGGGAGCCTCActgccccttccagtgccttaAGGGGAATTAAAAGAAAGACAGTGATGGACTTTTTAGCAGGGCCTGTTGCAGTAGGACAGGGGGCGATGggtttaaagaaaaagagagtagATTCAGACTAGTTATGTCTTAGattagaagtaattttttatggtgaggcagcagcccaggttgcccagagaggttgtggatgccccattcctggaaacattcaaggtcaggttggacagggctctgagcaacctgatctagttgaaaATGTCCCTGGTCTTCGCAGGGGGTTGGAGTAGATGACCTCTAAaggctccttccaacccaaactattctatgattctgttcTGTTATTCCAGATCCTGAGGTAGATCTATGCCAGTGCCCAGTCACACAGGTGCATGCCAAGTCCTGCTGATAAGTGtgtgtggggggaggaaagtCCATACTTGAGCAAAAGCTTTTTAACCATTAACTGTAACCAATCTCTGAGGTTAGGATGCTGCACAAAAATCCTTAACATACATAGATTCTTTGAAAGAATTTGCCTTTCTCTCCAAAAAAAGTGCAgtcttgctgctgcagagggtaTTTATTGCTAAGACAGTTGAGTGAGTTAATTGAATTTCTCAAGATATcgtggaaaaaaatctccagacTTCCACAGATGTATGACATGCATATTTTactgtgaaatgaaaaacaaacccctCTTACGATGGTTAGTGGTGGGTGGAGTTTTTCTTGAAAACGAAAATTTGAATAACTGGTGTGGTTCTTAGTGTACgaataaaaatacttcaaatgtCATCCCAGTACAGCCTGCAGTGAGCGtcaggcagcacctgcagctctggtttGTGTTGTTTGGATCTCTGCCTTTATCCAAACAAGCACAAGCACCTCTTCATCCTCAGTTCTGCCTTTGCAACAGATTAACATTGGCTTTCACTATTAGCAATGCGAAATGAGGTATTAGCAAATGCTGATTTTACATGTTCTGTAttgaaatttcaaatattttgataCCTGCAAAGAgttcattttgcttttgcttgtttatgttttcCCTTAGGGAACATAGTTGATGGCTTGACAGGGTGGTGTTGCTGAGCTCTGTGAGCAGAGTGTATTTATTACTACTAATATATCTGTAGACCAGGGTGTAAGATGCACGTAATATTGCGTTCTAGCTTAAAAATTTGCATTACACCTTGCAGGTCGGGGGAAGCCTGCAACACAAGCATGGGATGTTGCTCCCTGTTGTAACACTGTtaccacagcacagcaggggcagccagCTGGGGGTAAATTTGAAGCTGcagctactgaaaaaaaatgggattttttttttttttgctgtgttcgTTATTGGGAAAGCATTGAGCAGTGGGCTGGCATGCTTTCAAAGCCATTCTTTTTCATAGCTAGTCCAGGTGACATCACTTGGTGCATAAACCAGGATCATCTGCACCAGGGCTTAgacttatttttgttttggtcttaCATCCCTATAATGTTGCAGGGTAGCACTTGAAATCTTCTGACTAGgcctgtaatttttttttatcccccCCTAGATTATGTGTTTCTGAGCTATGTCATGAAATGAGGTGAGGGGGTGTGAGGATGTGGAGAATAATAATAAGAAGGAACTCAACTAAAGTCTCCCTAAACATGATGATTTTCTGACTGGGGTGGAAGGAACCTTGCTAAACAACATCAACGCCCTTTTCTAAAATATGTGTGAGCAAAGCACCCCAGAGACCCAGGCTTGTATAGCCACATCACCAATTAGCCAaggttcagctgctgctgtcccctaAGAGTCATAGATTATAGTTTATTAAATACGCAAGTGTATTTTAAGATGCAAGTAGGGAAGTAATTCTCGTGGTAACATATTTTAGGCGTAGCTGCAGATGGTAGCACATCAGGCACTGTGTTTCATGTTGCAGAGAACTTTGCAGAGCAAGTTCACCAGCACCAAATGTGTTCACGCTTGTTCCAGAGGGCTTATGGCATGTGCCTGCTTGTGGTGGGGTAACTGGAGCTGCCCAACAGGCTATGGGGGTTATACAAGTtgaatgtggattttttttttcctgttggttggggtttttttgttctttttgtgcaAACACTAGATAGCCCCTAATATGACATCAACTCCATCATCTTCATTAGTCTGAGTacatgttttttttccaaagatcTGAAAGTGCAGAGCTGTGTTGTTACTTATTACAGTAAAcagtaataattttattttcactgacACAAGCTTCTTTATACCACTATCCCAATCCAGGGCAATAAATGTGTGTTTAACATGTGCCGAGGATGCTGTAAGAAAAGAGCATTCAAGGAGGTAGCAGATTGTCCAGGTAAGTGTATCTGGCCTTCAAGCAAATATCTCATCCATCTCCCGTGTATATTTATTACTTTAATCTTTGGGTTATGGGGTGTAGGTGAGTGTTAAAATTTGCATCCTGCCTCAAATGCAACATGCTATCTAAAAGTGTATAGTACCATTTTAAAAGACTGCTCTTCCTTCTCTGTATGTTATTGCTCCTGCTTTCCAAAGCCTTGGGATGCAGTTTCCAGTCTGCAAAGACCCATTCGTTATAAGGAATGAGGTATTCTGTTTACCATTCTAGTTGTCTCATTTCAGGatgttggagtttttttccccttttgttttttcaggtCATGGATTACTTTTTAAGACCAAGTATGAAAAATCCCTTTCATGGCAGCACAAtcaaagaggaattcaaacccCAGAGATCAGTCAGAGAGGAGATGCAGAGCGGGGGGAGATGGCAGTGCTGAAGGAGGCTGGTGACAATACAGGGTGAAGCTTTGGAAATGAACAGTCCAAGAGCTCCTGCCAGACCACTACTTCCCTGGGCCAAAGAATGTCATCTCCAGCTCACTGTCAGCTGTGTGAACTTTTTCCACATTATTAACTTCTGGAAAAGTtttatttaagtaaaaaaaCTGCTTACTCAGGGAATTATCCtgcatttgaaataaaagagaTGCAATTAAATATGTCTCATGCTGTATTTGAAAGACTGAAAATCCTGCATTTCTGAGTGAGACAATTGCTGTAAGCTGCCATTACATTCTGCCTCCTGTATGCTCCTTAACCCTTCACGTTGTGTTTTTAATACTGGGGACTAAATGCATTGTATTAGAACAGCCTTCTGGcacactaaaaataaaaatgtctgtaACTTCCTCACTAACAGATAATGTGTCACATCTCAGTGCAGAAATTAATGCAGCAGTACATGGAAAATGTGAATGTAAAACTGTAATATTTTCCCATATCCACATTAACAATTATTAGTTTCTTAACAGTATGATGAAATTTAACAGTCTGCCATGAGCCAGAGGTTGGCAGAGGAGGAAATCTCTATTTTAACAGAGTTGTCTAAAAATATGTGTGAAGTTTTTCATGCCAGGTGAAAGAATTATAAAGGAAAGGCCCCATAAaatcaggcctgctctgctAAATTGCCAAAGTTAGCCTGTCACTTCTTCTAAGTATTTTGCAAGTTCCCATGCGTAAACAATCTTGGTACGAAAACTCTTCAGCATAACAACCTATTCCTGggttgaaaaacaaatgcacctgTAATCACAAGGGATttgtcccatgagaatcagtaaagaaaatatgtaaacaatccaaGAATAGATACATTTGATGGACAAGTAGAATACCTTTTACTAACCAACAGAGTTAATTGGCAAGAAAGCTATTAACCAATTAAAGTTGCATACGAGGTCtataaaaactgtataaaataagttatgtgaataaagaattggcttttcccACATGAAAATAATGAAGTCTCTGCTAACTTATTACAGTAGAAATTGGAATCAAGTCCATGAACATTTCCTTGCCCAAGGAATTATGTGGTCATTTATCCTTCCTACGTGATAAATTCTGAGAGATGTGCGATGAAACCAGATGCAGGTCCAACACATGCCTTTTGTAAAGATGGGAACATAAAACCATCTCTCCCACCTCCTGTGGAAGTAGTCCACTTCCTCCCTTGGACAGGCATACATGCTAAAGCTGTCAAGTATTCTGAGTTTCCTGGTCTATTCCCCCTCTCCTCTAGTTAGAAAGCTAAATATTCATTATCCTAGAATTTCAAACTGTTTAATTGACATCTTCCCACACAGCAACCCTACATGTTGAATGGAATTCAGAGATTGATAAGAACACGGAAGCCAAAATAACATTAAAGCAGACAGTAATCCTTCCCTATTCCCTAACAGCATTAGAGGAAGCAGAAGTCAGTTCCACAGAAGTTTGGTGGTTTTCACCCTACTGTAATTCACTGCTGATGAGTGAATCTTCACCAGTGAAGTGAAACACTGACTTGTCTCAGCCTCAGCTGACACAAGAAGGTGGTACAAACAATactcagagccctgtcctgtGCGGCACACTGCTGCCCcacacacagctgcagtgctgtctgCTTCATAAAGAATAATGAAGATGGCAGAAGAATCTCAAATAGTCAAATTAAGTTGGTTgagatttcaaaagaaaaatgtaccAGTGCTTGACAAGCACTTTCTACCAATACATGATGGATCTTCATCAGATTaagtttcctctttttttttttttttttttaagtttatatTGCATTGCATGTATCAGAAATAATACCTTGTTCAGTGGCAGTTTTGGGAGCTATCCAGAGGATGGAACAATGCTGAGACCATTGCTGCAGAGTCCCAGGAGAGATGTACAGATCATACTCACATGGCATGGGTCAAAGACTGAgctctgttatttttttcctcatccacTGATGCCTTTCAGCCAAAAGCAGCTCACAAATGATGCTGCACCAGCCATGGTCCATAATCACCTCTAACAGACCTCCCCCTGCAAAACTTGGCAACACAGACCACTGCTGGACAAGTTCTGGGTAGATAATAACCAGTCACCCCCAGCTACTCTAACACAAATCTCACAACGGCAGCTTCTACATTACCACTAAGAATGATTGTGCTAATTAAAACTGCTTTTgccaaaagaacaaaattctTTCCAactattttcctttccaactATTATTCCTAGCAAGGTCATGTAAAGAAAACAGGATTTACGCTGCATGAGGAACCTGTCATGGCCTGCTGCTGACATTTCCTTAACAAAAAGGTGCTGCACAAGTCCATTAAATCCATACGAATAAGCCCCTCTGATCATATCTCAGACATCCCAACATCCTACACATTCCACAAAACTTCATCCATTGAATGACCTTGGTGGTCACAGGGAATCactgaaaattcattttatgTGGGTCCCTTTATTACATGAGAAGTTACATAGAAATTTAagttaagaattatttttactaCAGGATACTGCTTATGGATGCAATTTACCTAGAACTATATCCACACTGTGTTGTATTCTGTGGGGCTTGGGACTTGCAGGCAGTTAGgactgaggcagaagaaacgTGCATAGACAGCCCTGACTCCAATCTACAATATCCTAAAGCGACAGCAGCTTCTTTTATAGGCTAAAGGAGAGAGTTACATGCCAGTAATTCTGCACAAAGCACCCACGATGCCAATGCAATAAAAGAAGAATGCTCAATCTCTCCTAAAGAGGCTGCAAGCATTTTTGTGTGGGGCGATGAAAACTTACCACCTCTGCTAAAGCTACGCAATGGCCTCGGgccacagccagagctggaactgctgctgccaccttgtGGGCCCCTTGTGGGGCCACCGCTGCTGAGCGACGAAAGAACAGAGACTCCAGTCAGCTCAAGATATCACCGACCACTGAGGAGCCCTGCAGCAGAAATCCTCCAGCAAGGGACAGAGATGAATCAACAAAA
Proteins encoded in this window:
- the DUS1L gene encoding tRNA-dihydrouridine(16/17) synthase [NAD(P)(+)]-like isoform X2; the protein is MAVAPSGCAGARPGRSRRGSLRASGREPRGGSAERQLPQRCTGEQAGDAEAARGSLLEGDAAERPLRGGAHGGPERAGLEAAEPPSRRPALLHTDATRPGLPQGRQLPPREPLWRGLSRGPPAHRAVLLANEKLSVPITCKIRVFPDIDKTVKYAQMLEKAGCQLLTVHGRTKEQKGPLAGVASWEHIQAVRKAVNIPVFANGNIQCLSDVEECIRKTGVHGVMSAEGNLHNPALFEGRNPLVWEMAEEYLEIVRKYPCPLSYVRAHLFKLWHHTLQVYHQLREELAKVKTLEGIVDVNRELKLRCQEEIANQKEGEKPKEGLPFFHWICQPYIRPGPKERCRENGDSGTEKGVRGKRALEEEEDGNAEHLSKNKQKKKLRNPNKSFDPSLKPKYAKCDQCGNPKGNKCVFNMCRGCCKKRAFKEVADCPGHGLLFKTKYEKSLSWQHNQRGIQTPEISQRGDAERGEMAVLKEAGDNTG
- the DUS1L gene encoding tRNA-dihydrouridine(16/17) synthase [NAD(P)(+)]-like isoform X3; the protein is MPKLRGEAFWRETLRSAHYVVAPMVDQSELAWRLLSRRHGAQLCYTPMLHAQVFLRDANYRRENLYGEACPEDRPLIVQFCANDPEVFVQAALLAQDYCDAIDLNLGCPQMIAKRGHYGAFLQEEWDLLQRMNIDKTVKYAQMLEKAGCQLLTVHGRTKEQKGPLAGVASWEHIQAVRKAVNIPVFANGNIQCLSDVEECIRKTGVHGVMSAEGNLHNPALFEGRNPLVWEMAEEYLEIVRKYPCPLSYVRAHLFKLWHHTLQVYHQLREELAKVKTLEGIVDVNRELKLRCQEEIANQKEGEKPKEGLPFFHWICQPYIRPGPKERCRENGDSGTEKGVRGKRALEEEEDGNAEHLSKNKQKKKLRNPNKSFDPSLKPKYAKCDQCGNPKGNKCVFNMCRGCCKKRAFKEVADCPGHGLLFKTKYEKSLSWQHNQRGIQTPEISQRGDAERGEMAVLKEAGDNTG
- the DUS1L gene encoding tRNA-dihydrouridine(16/17) synthase [NAD(P)(+)]-like isoform X1; its protein translation is MPKLRGEAFWRETLRSAHYVVAPMVDQSELAWRLLSRRHGAQLCYTPMLHAQVFLRDANYRRENLYGEACPEDRPLIVQFCANDPEVFVQAALLAQDYCDAIDLNLGCPQMIAKRGHYGAFLQEEWDLLQRMILLANEKLSVPITCKIRVFPDIDKTVKYAQMLEKAGCQLLTVHGRTKEQKGPLAGVASWEHIQAVRKAVNIPVFANGNIQCLSDVEECIRKTGVHGVMSAEGNLHNPALFEGRNPLVWEMAEEYLEIVRKYPCPLSYVRAHLFKLWHHTLQVYHQLREELAKVKTLEGIVDVNRELKLRCQEEIANQKEGEKPKEGLPFFHWICQPYIRPGPKERCRENGDSGTEKGVRGKRALEEEEDGNAEHLSKNKQKKKLRNPNKSFDPSLKPKYAKCDQCGNPKGNKCVFNMCRGCCKKRAFKEVADCPGHGLLFKTKYEKSLSWQHNQRGIQTPEISQRGDAERGEMAVLKEAGDNTG